A region from the Rhodamnia argentea isolate NSW1041297 chromosome 7, ASM2092103v1, whole genome shotgun sequence genome encodes:
- the LOC115749554 gene encoding uncharacterized protein LOC115749554, giving the protein MGDWGPVIIAVVLFILLSPGLLFQIPGRHRVVEFGNMQTSGASIIVHAVFFFALITVFLVVIGVHIYTG; this is encoded by the coding sequence TTATAGCGGTGGTGCTGTTCATACTACTCAGCCCAGGGCTCCTGTTCCAGATCCCGGGACGCCACCGGGTGGTCGAGTTCGGCAACATGCAGACCAGCGGCGCCTCCATCATCGTCCACGCAGTCTTCTTCTTCGCCCTTATCACCGTCTTCCTTGTTGTCATCGGCGTCCACATCTACACCGGCTAA